The DNA window ACTTTGTCGTCCTCCACTCTTTGAGAAGCACGGCCTCAAACGCAGCGTCCGAGGTGTCGACTTCAACAAGGGTGTGGCCACAGAACTGAAGTTTCGGATGAATTTTCGATAAAAGTTGGCGAATCTGAGGAAGCGCTGCACCTGCTTGTTAGAATTGGGTTTGGGCCATTCCAAGACTGCTCAGATCTTCCTGGGGTCCATCTAGATATTGCCCTGGTTGAGGACATACCCCAGGAAGTTGACCTGACACACATGGAATTCGCACATCTCAGGCTTGACATAGAGGTGGTTTCTAAGGAGATGTCGTAGGACCAGCCTGACATGCTGGCTCTGCCGTTGAAGTAGGACCTGGTGTAGCTGGAGCTGGAGGTGCAGATGCTGGGGAGGCAGATGGAATTTGAGAAGACGGAGGTGCGTGCAAATGCTGGGAGATGGATTGCAGGGAGGCCAGGGTCATGTCTTGCCATAAGAACCTCCTGCCGGGCGATTGCCGCTTCATGGTGCTGGACAGTGGTGTCATGCTGAGAAACCATGGCAATGAGCTCACTCACATCAAGTGGGTTGGAGGTCTCTGCTTGGTCCATGTTATGGCTGATTCTTTCTGTCAGAGCCGGGACTCAACCTTTTAttaaaaaccaaagtcactgcaaaaATCCTTAACAAAAACACCCCCAGAGTTTCAAAAAAACGATAAATCCAAAAACAGGAAAAATCCATAATCCATAAAAAATAGGTAAAATCCACAAGGTAATTAAACTTGGAAGAAAACAAGAAAATCCACAAGATTAATCCACTGGAGATAAGGCTAGAGAACATGCTATCAAACAAAGACTCAGAGTGAGAGCAcaacttaaatacattttaaaaaatgagacACAGTTGAGGCAAATGAGCACTAATTACAGGGAAGAAGGACAGAAAGCAAAACATGGGTAGAGTAGGACGACGGTGAGTTTTGAATTTTCTAATTTGGTTCATATTGATCATATTCATATTTCAATTGTCTGTCATATTGCATGTTCATAATAGTGAACAGCAGATGTCAGCCATCttagattctggggctgctggtaATTTCATTGACCTGGCCCTCGCTACGAATCTAAGATTGTCTTTTGTCCCTTGTGTCCCTCCATTACATGTCGCAGCCCTGGGCTCCAGCAAGATTCAGCAGATAACTCAACCCATTCATCTCCAAGTTGGACTCTTTCTTCATGAGGAAATTCAGTTCCAGGTCACTGACTCTCCAAAAAACCCGATTGTTCTTGGCTtaccatggctgagacttcacaaccctgagatttcctggagagatggacaaattaCTCGTTGGAGTAcctcctgtttccagtcttgcctcaacctccctgaacccatctctctccctctggtATGTACCATGACCATCCTCCCAGAAAAGGAGATGTCGACCCTGCCACAATGTTATTCGGATCTCCGGGAGGCATTCAGTAAAGCTAAAGCTacccaacttcctcctcacctTTCCTATGACTGTGCTATTGACCTATTTCCATGCTCCTCTTTTCTACTCAGACAAAGTTACCCCTTATCTGAGCCAGAGACTAAAGCTATAGAAGAATACATAGCAGAATCCCAAGAAAGGGGTTTCATTCGACCCTCCATCTCTCCAGCTTCGGCAGCTTTCTTCTTCGTAGGAAAGAAGGACGGGgtcttcgtccatgcattgactatcgaggcctgaattCTATGACCATCAAGTATTGCTTACCCCCTTCCTCTGGTACCACCTGCGCTATAGCAGTTAAGAAACGCCAAAATCTACACTAAGCTGGATCTTCGTAATGCCTACAATTTGATCCACatccgggagggggatgaatggaaaacagccttctctacacacactggccactatgaatatcaGGTGATGCCTTTCGGACTTGCCAATAGTCCTTCTGTCTTCCAAGCCTTCGTGAATGACATTGCCCATGACATTATTGGCAAGTGGGTTCTAGTCTACATCGATGACATCCTTATATTCTCATCTTCCCTTGATGAACACGTTCAACATGTCAGAGTGGTACTCACCCACCTTATTCAACATCAGCTTAAcgccaagatggagaaatgtcCACCATCTCCTTCCTGGGGTATATCATCTCCCCTGAGGGGGTTTTCACGGACTCTTCCAAAGTACAAGCGGTACTGCAATGGCCCTTACCGGTGTCTATTAAGGAACTACAATGCTTCCTcagctttgccaacttctaccgacATTTCATTCAAGGTTTCAGCTCCATAGCTGACCCACTCACCTCTCTGCTCCGTGGTAAAGCCCAAAAATTTAACTGGACACCTTCCACCCGCCAAGCCTTTGATGATCTTAAGCGTCGCTTCACTACTGCCCCTATTCTCCATCATCCTGATCCCTCTCGACCCTTTGTGCTAGAAGTAGATGCTTCTGACTCTGGAGTAGGTGCGGTACTCACCCAGTGACAAGGATCTCCCGCTAAATTCCATCCCTGTGCATTCTACTCACGCAAGTTATCTTCGGCTGAGAGAAACTACGATGTCGGCAATCGAGAACTCTTGGCCATGAAAATGGCTTttgaggagtggagacactggctaGAGGGAGCTTACCATCCATTTCTGGTGATTACGGATCATCGTAACCTAGAATATATTCAATCGGCCAAGCGCCTAAATCTTCACCAAGCCCGATGGTCTCTCTTCTTCTCCAGATTCGATTTCTCCATCACCTTTTGACCTGGGTCTAAGAACACCAAGGCCAACGCTCTGTCCCGCATTTATGATTCTTCCAGTGacaacaaccctgtgacttcTATCATCCCACCTACTCTCATTGTTGCTCCCGTACAGTGAGTATCATGGCTGATATtacccaagctcagaaccaagaacccatTCCCTCTGGCTGCCCTCCTGACAAAGTCTTTGTCCCCAGTTCCTTATGGAACAGGGTTCTTCAAtgggttcatgactcggcctgctcGGGACATCCAGGCGCTCAAGCTAcatgcaggttagtgcaaaactgGTCTTGGTGGGAAAACCTAGCCACTGAAGTAGCTGACTATGTtaaaaactgcaatgtgtgtgccaccaCTAAATCTCTTCGACAGCTTccgtctggtctccttcagcctctTCCTGCCCCTCGACGTCCTTGGTTCCATATCGCAGTGGACTCCGTCACGGATCTACCCATCTCgcagggtttcactaccatccTAACTGTGGTGGATTGATTCTCTaagcctgtagattcatccctctgcccaaacTTCCTTCGTCCATGAATGTGCAGAGAGCCTGTCTCATTACGTCCTCCGCCTTTATGGCCTTCCTGAGGACATTGTCTCCAACCGTGGTCCCCAGTTCACCTCCCAAATCTGGTCCGCATTCTTCAATTTACTCCATGTCAACGTGAGTCTAActtctggttatcaccctcaatCTAATGGTCAAGTCGAACGGCTAAACCAGAACCTGGGTAAATTCCTCAGAGCCTACTGTCAAGTCAACCAACACGACTGGAACCATTTCCTACCCTGGGCTGAATATGCTCAGAACTCTCTGATCAAACCTGCCACCGGAACCACACCATTCAATGCATCTTAGGGTCACAACCACCACTCTTTCCCTAGTCCGGGGAACATTCCGATGTTCCCGCTGTCAACGACTGGATGCAACGCAGCAAGGCTATCTGGGACCAAGCTCATGTCCACCTACTGCATGCCATTCATCGACAAAGTGAAAAAGCCAATCTCCATTGCCGCCCAGGTCCCAACTATGCTCCTGGACAATGGGTCTGGCTATCAACCCGAGATCTTCGTCTACGTCTACGAaactaagtcccaggtatgttggcCCTTTCAAAATTCTCCATCAAATTAATCCTGTAACATTTAAACTTCAGCTCCCTACTAACTACCGTATTTCCCCTACATTTCATGTGTCCCTGTTCAAACCTGTGGCACCTCCGTGAGAGGAAGGTTCTCAAGACCCtcagagaccccttccattcctcattgacGGAGAAGAAGCCTTtcgggtacacaagctcctggactctcgACACCGGGGTCGGACACttcaatatttggtggactgggaaggctacggTCCCGAGAAACATTCCTGTTTCACCGCAATTTCCCTCATCGACCCACTCCCAGAGGTCGAGGTAGACCCCGACGTAGACAACCTCCTCACGTCAGGAGCCGTTCGCGGGGGGGAGGGGTGGCTCTGTTACACCCGCAGCGCCTGCCATCTCCCCCGAACgccaccagaggtcgccatcacctgagttttaacattCCACGaattacatttcccataatcctccagtcagactgattactcttccacctgtatcacatttaaccctgtctatttaagttcccagtttccacgcattcaacacgaagtcttgtttgcctagtctacaattctgatcattattattgtcattgattaccctgtgtttgactcctgcctgtcctccgaattccccagccttcttgtgagtgttttggatttacaGCCTGTTTAtttgattacccctctgcctatcggacttactttgtttgcctttctggactgcctatctgtgtaccgatcccttgcctgtctttgtttttgctctttgttttgttactttgtttttactatttatttgccttattaaactgcacatggatcttaacactactgccccggCGTCTTCGCTACACGTGCCTTGTCTTCATTGGAACAGATTTTGgtatatttctgtttttcttctgTAAGATATATTGACATTTAATAAGAATTTTGTATACTTTgttactaaaaaactaaaaaaaaaaaatgtaaataccaCGGCAGAAAAAACAAAAGTGGGTTCTGGCAAGAGCACAACATACTTAGCTTtacataaaaaattaacaaatactTATTTTATTCCTAAGGCTGTGGCACTCCTGCCATCCATCCCATTATAACCGGCTACTCCAGGATTGTGAATGGTGAGGAGGCATTGCCTCACTCCTGGCCCTGGCAGGTGTCTCTGCAggtaaaaacagacatttttatatGCAAGAGACATAGATAATATgaacaattattaaaatattttataataatttttttaagtaaaatttaaGATTACAATAGTTACAACCATATAGTGTTCCAAAAATTCTAAATATTTACTTTACTGCAAGTATGGCACTTCATATTAACTGAATAAATCTGATCTCATCTGTCTCATCTAAGGACTCCACTGGCTTCCACTTCTGTGGTGGATCCCTGATCAATGAGTGGTGGATTGTGACAGCAGCTCACTGCAATGTCAGGTACAGTAAGACAATTTAAAGCATAAACCCCTCATATAACTGGGGTATGTTTTGTAcgtattttagaataatagttcaCAAATGTGATTCTCTCTTCAGTAATTACATTTAAGGGAATTAGAGCGGCTCTAAAAGTAAAACCAATGTACAATTTTTAAAAGGACTTCTCACTGCGTGATCCTCGGAGAGTATGATCGTTCATCCAACACTGAGGCCATTCAGACCATGACTGTTGGCAAGGTGTGTAGACCCTCAGTATCTGTCAACATATTGTGTATCGGACCTGAACCACTGAGGGGACACAATCTTTTAACAGAAACTTATGTAAGTGCCTCAACAGATAAAAACTTCTGGTTTAAAAATGTGAATGCTTCTTCCCAAAGGTCTTCAAGCATCCTAATTACAACAGCTTCACCATCAACAATGACATCACCCTGATCAAGCTGGCCTCTCCTGCTCAGATCAGCACTCACATGTCTCCTGTGTGCCTTCTTGAAACCAATGACAACTTCCCTGGTGGCATGAAGTGTGTAACCTCTGGATGGGGCCTGACCAGGTACAATGGTAAGTTTtagaatttatttttcatttataatgCACAGGATTTcagtttgacattttttttcattgtattcttttacatatacagtattttcaataTACCATTTGCAAAGACTAAAAGAATTGTTAGTGTTAAACTTAATCAAACCTTAATTGGATGATAATCCATTCTGTTCTCTGGCTGTtgataacttttaaaatacattgtcCAATCTCTCATTGCATTTAAGCCCCTGATACCCCTGTCCTGCTCCAGCAGGCCTGATTGCCTCTGCTGACCAATGAGGACTGCAGACGTTTTTGGGGAGGCAAAATCACTGATCTGATAGTCTGTGCTGGTGCCTCTGGTGCCTCTTCTTGCATGGTGAATTTTCCTGTGTTTCCCAGTTCACCTTTTATTTTTCAAGTTCTCTAAGATTGTAAAGTTCTGACTAACCTTTGTGTGTTTCAAGGGGATTCTGGTGGCCCTCTGGTCTGTGAGAAGGATGGAGCCTGGTGTATGCTCGTGTAACTAAACTCCATGCCTGGGTTGACCAGACCATTTCTGCAAACCAAAGCAACTACTGTATAGTTCTTGTTTAGggagtttttcaataaaatctaatattgagaaaaacaaaacatccactTTCCTGCTATCTTTTATTTTTCATGCGTACTTGTTGCAATCCACAATATGTTGGCTATATGGACAAAAAGACTgatatttgttttaaaagaaGGTATAGAACTTTGCATGTCCAAGTAATCGAAGTGAACATTCGATATATTTGACTAATTAGTGCTTACTGCCTGGTTACACCATGCTACTTTTAGAGTTTATGGTATAAAAAATTGTGATAACAATGATAACATTTAGTAGGaatgtaataataaaatgtaattaacctGCTCAATCCCTGTACTCGCAAAGTTCAGTGTTCAGTGTGCGCACAGATCTGAGCCTACATACTGTGTAATTTCTAGAAAATTAAACACATAAAGGTCAGAACTCATACTGTTATTGTTTTAGACAACATACAGGTTTCAACAAATGTTCctaaattaaatcataaaaaaattcaCTCCAACACAAAATGGAATGTTCCAAAGTTTTAACTTGAAGTAATTGCAGATATTAATTCTCATGAGTTGAATACTTGAAGTAATGATCTTGTTGTTTTGGTGGAAATAAACATTGTAAGAGACAAGAAAAAGGCCTAAAAAAGATTCCAATAATTAAGTatgaatctttaaaaaaaaaaaaaaaaaaaaaaaaaaaactgatcaaAGTGCCCACCACATTtggagcagggttggggagtaacggaataaatgtaatgggaatacgtatttataATACCTgaatagtaactgtattccactacagttacaatttaaatcattggtatttagaatacagttacattcaaaaaatattttgattactgaagagattactttgcatttcattgtcatttgtttcatttaatatttagtcctttcagatgaaaaacatttatacatataattgatgcgatccaaagtgcatttgaacagcggtgaaacactttcttatgatgtgttacattcatacaagttaATACTGTtctgagtgaaaaggtggatattaaTATGCTaatataaaatgctatttcttgattttacatgcatctgttaccagactcgattatattttataatgaattctatgccGAAAATTCACATTGGAGCATAAcgttttttctctagtaagacctttgatatcagggcaaagatgtactgcaaaaatcgtattcttaataaaaattttaatgttttttttttttttctgtaaatatatctaaaaatccttaaaacaagatcaatttacttatatatattgcatatttaggctttttttcagagaatttttttttctctgtgcattttattactttatttacttgttcatagtcaaaacaagtgaaaacatttGCCAATGCTGAAGTAATAcagagtatttagattacgttgctgaccttgagtaatataacggaatacgttacaaatgacattttacagcttgtattctgtaatctgtaacaGAATACTTTTTAAAGTAACCTTCTCAACCATGATTTGGAGctgacattttattttcatcatgAAAAATACGGCACAATTAAGAATGTGGCTCATGACTGTTAATGCAGTGACTCGTAAAACATAAAAACTGTACTATTCTCTCAATATTGTTTCATCTTCATCTCTGTTTCAACTATTTTCTGAGCAATTTTTTGAACTTTGTATTGTACCAATTTTCATACTGTTTCTATAGAATTAATAATTTATgctgttacatttctcatttgtACTTTGGACAAAAGTGCctgttaaatgaaaaaaaataaaataaataataataattaattgtttgaGAAAATACAGTTCAGCCAAGACTCAATTGCTctctataaataataaataacttttaaaagtctgaccctttaaaataataaaatagagaaaatgacAGAGCCGCACAGTATCTGCATAGGAATATTTGATCTCTATATATCCAGCATTAAGTCAAATGGCTGCAGAAATGTTGGTACACAATGTAattatttacatgtacagtatatatggtaTAGCTATTAATGTCTATATAGGCAAAAGGGTACCTGAAGAGATTTACTGTACCTGTCCTGGGAATTGGTGCAGATGTGGACATAGAGGCCTTGAATATGGGAAAACAGGTTTACCAGTGTGCATGGAAATATTACCATTCAAGTCAGGGTCATTGCAGTCAAtgtgatgcatttaaaaaaaaattatgttacgtAATGAAAATTTTAAGAGAGTTCagtcaataaacttgttttaaaaatgttctaaTTAAACTTACAGCATGCTTTTTTGTGCAGTCTAATTATCAGAGAGTATTACAAGAGCTGCTTAGTGACAGTTGAAGTATGTCATGGTCATTTTCAACACACAACTAGTATCAACTAAATCCATTTACACAGCATGAAGGTTTTACATAAAATTGATATATTGATTAACATAATGTAAGAGCAGATTTCCATTTTCTACTGTCTGAAGAGATTTTTGAATCATTATGAATCTGATCAAATTAAAGGCATTCAGTCTTTAATATGTATTCATTGATAAAAGATTTACAGCTGATCTAAAGCAACCAGAAGACTGGAGAAGATGGGGAGATATCTTTTgtaggggttaaaaaaaaaaaaacttttcttgcaAGGTAGACAATATCCCACAGTGGCGAGATAAGACGTCCAGCCTGTGAATGAGGATTGGGTATATAAAGCTCTCCGTTTAGCAGACACCACCAAGCTTCAGCAATGGCCTCCCTCTGGATCCTCGCCTGCTTTGCCTTCGTTGGTGCAGCCTACGGTATGATACTATTGTCCATTAATGAAACACTTAGTGCCAGTCTGTAGGTCTTGTCTGACTTTTAGTAATTTTTTGTCGACTTTTAAATGTGATACTTTTGCTATGTTGATCTAATCAAACATTCATGTCAACCATCATAAGGAAGTTCAGATCAGTTGCAAGAATcagaattttttgttgttgttgtagagaCAAAAGCCAACATGCATATAAATTAAGTCTAGTCGCTTTGATGGACTTTTTTGTCCTCCAGGCTGTGGCATTCCTGCTATCCCCCCTGTTATCACTGGCTACTCCAGGATTGTAAATGGTGAGGAGGCACGTCCTCACTCCTGGCCCTGGCAGGTGTCTCTGCAGGTAAATATGAGCATTTTTAAATGGTGTAAATAACCGTGCTTTTTAGTGCACTTGTGCatttattacattacatttatcatAGGACTCCACTGGTTTCCACTTCTGTGGTGGCTCCCTCATCAATGAGAACTGGGTTGTGACTGCTGCCCACTGCAATGTAAGGTAAGACAGTATTAAAGATAAATAAACCTATTAAATAACAGCAGGATGTTTTTGCAGAGTAACGCTTGTCCATTCAGTAATGACTTTAAAAGGAGTTCTGTGCTGCTCTAAAAGTAAAACGTTATAATCACATATGCTGTTATGATATActggtttatacagtatatactgaccTGCTGCCAGAGTTAATATGGATTATTTTTCTAAATAGGACATCTCACCGCGTGATCCTGGGAGAGCATGATCGTTCCTCCAACGCTGAGGCCATTCAGACCATGACTGTTGGCAAGGTGTAGGAACCTTCAATATCTGTCATTATGTTGTGTATCGTACCTGAACCATTGAGTGGATGCAGTCTTTtaactgaaaattctgtttgtGCCTATACAGATGAAAACTGCTGCTTTAAAATGTGAATGCTTTTTCCCAAAGGTCTTCAAGCACCCTAACTACAACAGCTTCACCATCAACAATGACATCACCCTGATCAAGCTGGCCTCTCCTGCTCAGATCGGCACTCACGTGTCTCCTGTGTGCCTTCCTGAAACCAATGACAACTTCCCTGGTGGCATGAAGTGTGTGACCACTGGATGGGGTCTGACCAGGTACAATGGTAAGTTTCAGAATGTATTTCTCAATTCTGATGCATACGATTTCCATTCAACATTTAACTAAGACAATTTTTTTCAAAGACAAAAACCATTCTTAGTTTTGTTTGCATATCATTTGTTTTAATATACATGACAAGGTCAAACCTAAATTAAATGATAATACATTCTACTTTGCTTTCTTCTTTGACATGATTTAATTTCTCTGTTAATAGCTTTTAAAATATACACCTTGTGTTTTAGCTCCTGATACCCCCGCCCTTCTCCAGCAGGCTGCTCTGCCTCTGCTGACCAACGATGACTGCAAGCGTTATTGGGGAAC is part of the Myxocyprinus asiaticus isolate MX2 ecotype Aquarium Trade chromosome 2, UBuf_Myxa_2, whole genome shotgun sequence genome and encodes:
- the LOC127416206 gene encoding chymotrypsin A-like; translation: MASLWILACFAFVGAAYGCGIPAIPPVITGYSRIVNGEEARPHSWPWQVSLQDSTGFHFCGGSLINENWVVTAAHCNVRTSHRVILGEHDRSSNAEAIQTMTVGKVFKHPNYNSFTINNDITLIKLASPAQIGTHVSPVCLPETNDNFPGGMKCVTTGWGLTRYNAPDTPALLQQAALPLLTNDDCKRYWGTNITDLMICAGASGVSSCMGDSGGPLVCEQNGIWTLVGIVSWGSSTCSTSTPAVYARVTMLRAWIDQTIAAN